Below is a window of Camelus ferus isolate YT-003-E chromosome 4, BCGSAC_Cfer_1.0, whole genome shotgun sequence DNA.
attcccacttgTTATGTatgagttccagttgctccaaatCTTCCAAGACATGATGATgtcaatcattttaattttaatcttttttaatgcttattagtcttttccccatttttaattgaagtattaattttagtctttttaatgaatatatagaggtgtttcattttgattttcatttgtatttccctgatggctaatgctGAAAACCCTTTCTGTCCTTATTGGCTATTTCATATCTTCTTTCATGAATAATCTGTTTGAATTTGCTGCCATTTTTTATTGGATTATCTGCCCTTTTACACTTGAgttgtaaatttatttatattttcagaatataaatcTTTTGTCAGATATCtattgcaaatattctctcccattcaatgtcttgttatttcattttcttaacgcTGCCTTTCAAAGgataagtttttaatttcaaaaagtcagatttataatttttcctttatagttcAGTGTTTATGTGTCCCACCTAAGAAGTAGCTTCCTATAGTCCTGGTATATTTTACATGATTGCTCTGTAATGATATTTACAATTAATTTTATGGTTAttgacttttttcagttttttcctcaaTTTTGATCAATTATGTCTTACTAGGAAATAATTTGCTCTAGGTAGTATTCTGTCCTGGTCCTATTGATTGACCCATTATCTGTGGTTGTTTTTACCCATTACACATCTTGTATAACTTTGTGATCTCTCTACTTTACTTAGGTCTCTGTGGGGTACCTAGTTTACTGAggtattaaaatatcttttctatttattttaatagagaaaaagatggattactttatacattttgatGCCTGAATAAATTTAGGCATATTTTCAGGTGCAAGAGAAACCTAAAATAGAATGGTTTTGAGACAAGAGGACAGCAAGGCATTACCATTAAAacaatgacacagcaattgaggacaggacataAATTGCTTGGAACCAACTAAGCCCACGAGgttggaagatttgacttccagtagaccttgagcctcctTATACACGCATTGTAACATGCATGCTAAATGGCAAACCTACAGGTGCCATCACAGTTCCGAGGCTGgtcataaaaggccaaaaagtggatAGTGGCCCAATTCTGGGAaatccctgcccttccccccaaataactggaataatcctcccactcattagcatatggAATTACCAAGCCCACAAAAACTAACCACCCCGCACCTCCAGGCTGCCTCTCTTGCCTCCTgcgatggcccacattctgtctatggagtgtgtatctccctgaataaacctTTCAGTCTACTTcagctcactcttgaattctttcctgcacaaagccaaggaccttcACTGGGATGTGATCAGCCTCTCACACTACACTTTCCCGCAACAGTTTATAAAAAACATATCTATTTTTATCACGTAGCAAAAGTCTGAAGACAATTTGCTGCTAGTGTTGATTAAATACACGTCAAGACACGTCTCCGAGTCTTTGGCCCTTTCCCCTGTGGTTGAGAAAAGGTTACGACTGCCCTGAGCATCACGTACAAGGCAGGAAGGGTAAATTGATGGCAGCAGCTAAGTCTGTCCCTTTTCTTAAGAAAGCAAAGGTTTCCCCAGAACTACCAGTGTTTGGCTTCTCCTGGCCTGAGTCAGTTCCCTTGGCCGCTATCAGCTTCAGAAGATGCTAATGAAGTAGTGAGAGAGGAGCCCTGGAATTGCTCAGCAAACCAACAGTGCCTACAACTGTCCATCCatagtcaagaaaaaaattaatcactttCCCAAAAGATACACAAGATATACCAAAAAACGcacaaacacttaaaaatcttATAATACTTGAAGCTTAACTAAGACTAGAAATTCAGAAACTGCAAAAGAATAGATGGGCgtatttaaacatgtaaaaaataaaatgggaatgggaaaatatattcaagGTCAAGGGACAAgcaatagggttttttttttttaaaggaattactacctttaatatataaaaagctgtCACAAATTGACAAGacaatccaaaaacaaaaatgtatgaataaatgGTTTATAAAGGCAACTTGCATATTAGCAAAGAAAGTAGCtaagaaacatttaaagaggCGTattaatatgcaaattaaaataaaactagttaCCActttgaaatcataaaactctgcTAAGTTAAAAAGTAACAGCTATGTTTAACAGAGGGGAAGGGCACATTTTATACTAgtgttagaaatacaaaatgctaGTCCTATTCCAGAGAAATTCAGCAACTtctattaaaatgagaaaacactgtTCAGTCCAACAGTCTCACTCCTAAGAAGTATgttacagggaagaaaaaaaggaaaaaaaagctccAGTAGGTAAGGGTATGGTTATGCCTGTCCACTAACCCCTATGCTATGTCACCTCTTGAAGATGGTTATCAGATCACTTTTCCTAGTGACAAAAATGTGAATAAACAGTGGTAAAGTGCTGGAACAAATTATGGCATGTCCATACCATGGACACTTCAGTTGGTTGATAGTACTGTTGAGAGCAAAAGATGCAAAACTGTGTATATGATATAATCCCAGTTTAAGACAATGGAAACACActcatatatatgtgcacatggTAACATATGAATGTGTCTTTACACAATtgtgagtaaaaagaaaaaattacaagaagtTCATCAACACTGCTTATCTGTTGACTGTTGATGGCTGGAGTTGCTGAATGGAGAAAGTATAAAATTCaagagattaaaatataaaagtcatgtttatcaaagttttatgtgtgtgcacgggtgtttaaatatatatattttttaattaaaagaaaggtGATCATTGGTCTAGTGTATTTGTCCCCATAGGTTCTAGAGACATGGGTGTGAAATTAAACCAGTAAACAAAATGAATCATATTTCATGTGTAATTTGCTTCTAGAAAGGCTTCTTCCACTGTATCAAATATAGTTTCCTCCTGGTATGAATTTTATGGCATTTGAAGAAAATGATGTGTTCTTTGAAGATTTATTCTTCTCAATTATTTACCTAATACCCAGTAAGCTGTAACTCATGGACAAAGACTTTTTgacataaaatatacaataatCATAGGGCTCTTCTGTAGTAGGAGTAACTTATAATTGGTTCTGATTTTGGTGAGAAGACTTTTTCACTTTCAAGAAATATACAGTTTTACTCGCGTATAAATACTGAATACTGAAAACATTTCTGAATGAAGCTATTCccatatttaatatattcatctTGCTCTAGCAGAAATTTTCTGATAACTTCCAGGTATAGTGTCTTTCAGTCACTGCTTTTATAGgtttttctctccaaaatgagTTTCGTAATGAAGTATTTATTTGTGACTGCGTGCTACCCATATTTAATCAGACAAAAGAAGTCCTGTCTGCTATGAATTACCTGATGCATAATTAAATACTGGCTTGAGTAAAAGTTTTCTTACATTTACTGAATTCACAGAATGAGATTCcttcatgaaaaattaaataaagtgcatttaaaaaatgtatattgtatAACTGTCTTAAAATAGTTTTGctataaatacaaatgaactatatcatagtactggcataaaaagacATGGCTAACTCATACTACTTTCCTAGTCAAGTCCGTATCCCACATTGCCCCCAGTCAATCCATACTGACCTTGAAGTTCGCCTATTTAAGATTTAGCTCTCATTTTCCACTGATAATTTCCCATCATCCATTCCTCAACCAATTCCCAAGTGCCTCTTGAGATAACTGGAagtcaacaaaaaaaaaaatcttactttccCCTAGAGATTAATAGTGTATTTACAAAAGGTAAagtagctctttttttttttttttgtcttcgtaaagtagaaatgtattttattaatgtaCCTGAGAACAAAAAGCTTGAGAATTATGTTATTTTCTAATCCCTGGAATCTTAACACCAATTTTCATTAACttaattttctattaattatccaaaggggaaaaaaaatactattaaagaCATCTGCGAGGCTCTTAGACAGTCTCCTCCTTTTGTTAAAGTTTGGCAGCTACCATAATACAACTTGACACCAGCAGAAGTAAATTTCTTGTGTGTATCAAAGTCTATAAAGCCTTTAACAGAAGAGTGGATGCCTTAGCTTTCAGGAACAAAAAGTAAGAGTAAAGTAATACTGCAAATCAGAGCACTTTCATTTTTAGGTTAGCTTGGAAAGTTTtggtagtttaaaaaatgtacttcCAGACTCTGCATTCCTTAAAAAGGAATAGCTAGCTCAGTGAATTGAAAACTTCTGCTAATGGCAGAGCAGGTGGCCTGTACCAGCACTCCGAGAACTGAAAACGGTGGAAGAAAGTATGAAATACACTTAATTTTGTGGCAGCACTGGAGAGCTACCAAAGTGAGAAACTGCAGGAATAAGTTTAGAGATAAGATGTAACCTCTGGAATTTGGAACTCTTGATTAAAAAGTGTTTGCTAATTCTTAAAGCAAATACTGGTCAAGAGAGGCTTAAGACagtgcttgtttttgtttgtttgtttgttttacaaatttgTGGGACTAAAGGGACAAACAGTAGAATTAAGTTCCTTCTAAGGAGGAGAGGCCTGATAGATCTCCCAAATTTGTAAGTCAATGGGGTATCCCCTAGGAataagagtgggaaaaaaaaaatagacaagccCTCGCAGGGACTGAAGCCCAGTTTTGAATAAACTCAATATGTGATTGGAGGAAGGCAATCAGGGATTGCTTGTGCTCCTAGCCTGCACGTGTTAGAAGCAAAGGCAAATCCTCTCTAAAAGATGGTATCATCCAGACCgtctaattacatctgcaatttTTAACATACAGTGTCTaggcagttgatttacaatcacCAGGTACATGAGGAGACAAGACatcatcaaaacccaagagaaacaaCAACCAGAGCAAAAGGATAACAGGATCTGGACAGTCAGGTCATCActaggagaaaaagaggaagataatGAAATAGATGCATCACTTGAATAAATAATAGCTagaaatttccccaaatgtgcaaaaaaaaacaaacaaacaaacaaaaaaaaaaccaaccaaacaaaaaaatccattaaGGTACAGATTGTAAAAAACACTGCAAACTCCAAATAGGATAAATACATAGAACATCGTATCTAAGCATCTCACTGTCCCACTGCTGACAGCCTAAGATAAGACATAAATtgtaaaggagagaaaagaattttaaaaagcaaattaccTTCAAAGGCAATTAGATTGGAAGCTAACTTTTCCACAAAACGATGAACGacaaatcataacaaaatatttcaaaatactaatAGAAAATAACTGCCAGTTGACACTTCTATACTcaggaaaaatatctttaaaagatgaaaacaaaataaagacattttccaacaaacaaaaacagaatttgtCACCTGGAAACATACACTAAAAGAAACACTAAAGGGTGTTCTtcagttaggggaaaaaaaaaaaaagattctagaaGGAAACTTAAAGGacaagaagggggaaaaaagtaatgaaaaaggtaaatatgtggaTTAACTTAAATGAACGCTGACTCTGAAACAGCAATGATTGAGCATGTCAACTACATATGGAATTAAAGCACATGACACCAATACCATCGTATGTCAAGAAGGGAATAATGTTCTAACTATTTACCTGATACAGAAAGTAGTGTGAGTACTAATTTACATTAACCTTTAATAAGTGACGTATGTATACTGTATTAATAACTTACATAGTAAATTTTGAGACAAAAAGCATCACTAGAGATAAAAAGGGGACATTTCCTAATGATTAAGTTTCAATTAACCAGGAAGAGTAGAGcacttttaaatttgaaagtatgtaaaaataaggccttaaaatatagaaacaaaaattgGCAGCTcgaaaaaagagacaaattcacaattattCTGGAAGATTAGAATGTCTTTCTTTCAGTATctgacagaataaaagaaaaaagtctaagaATATAGACGATTTGAAAACACAACTGATTCAGATTCACTGACGGAGCCTGAGAGGAGACAGGAGTGCTCACCCAAATGCGCAGCCGTGTTGtatcttttaagaaaacaagCTCATTTCACGCTTGCTAAGAAATGCAAGGCAACTGTCTCATAGTAAACTAAGAACATAACAAATAACGTAGAGAATGTATTAACAAAATTGAAAGGGAAGAAGTCTAGGTTTTAAAACCCACTTTCTTAATTTGGCTCTTTTTCAAACAGAACTCAGTAAAACATACAGGTGTCTGCAGAAGAGGCTGAGAACCCAGAGCGCTAACTCTAACCCGTGGCCAAGCCCCGTGATCTCAGGGCCAGTTCTAGTGTGACAAGCACCCTATGGGGCGGCTGCCTACCCATCACTGATCACTTTTGGGAAACAGGCTGGGAGCACTTTATATTTCCTGGGCGTGAGCGACCTGCTGCCATGGCAGGGGGATGAGTAAACAAGGAGATATAATGGTGACCTAACGGCTGGTTACCTGTGAATACTCAGGTCTAATTTGCCAATCTCAAAGCCAAATTgtaaatttaaactttattaatCCAAATAGCCCACAATAATAGGCATTATAAACAATACATAATAATGActtcccaaagaaaagaaaaaaaagtagagtcCTTTCTTCATACCTTTAATGTCAATTTTCACAAAAACATCTAGCTTCTCTTCACTGTAGACCTGAACTGTCTGCACTGTTGCCTTGATCTCAGTGTCCTTAGGGCACTTGGACAATGAAGATTTTTCTCAGAAGTCTATTCATTAAGAAAGTATTTTGGtcaaaacattgaatatttttGCTACCCACGGCAtgaaaaattcaacacccttGATTTTATAAAGCTGCTTATCCAAAATGTGAAATAGGAAAAACTGCCAAGTCAAATCCTTGCACGTGTACTATTATTTGCAGGAGCCCTGACAATCCCCGTGTCTGTCGAGTAACCAAGCATGGCCACAATACACTGCTTAAGTACTTTTGTCTCCCCCTACATGCAGAGCTGGGCATCAGCCACGTACTCATACTTCTGACCAGACAAAGTTGACTTTTGTTACCTCTTGCTTCTCAGTCAAGCTATAGCTTCTCACAACTTTGTATCCCCACGCCATGACTGTGGCATTAGGCATCCTACTTCCCCAGCGTCAGGTTTCTGATGTATACCGAGTTGTGGCTTCCAGCTGAAGGCTTTCCTAAAGTCACTGCATTTATGGGATTTCTGTTTCGCATGAATTTTTTGGTGTTTAATAAGATTGGACCTGATGGTGAAGGCCTTTCCACATTCAGCACACACGtatggtttctctcctgtgtgaattcGATGATGTTCATGGAGTTGTGACTTCTTAATAAAGGCCTTCCCACAGTCACTGCattcatagggcttctctccagtgtgaatccTCCGATGCCGATTTAAGTGCGACTTCTGGATGAAGGACTTCCCACATTCAGTACAAAtgtaaggtttctctcctgtgtgaattctctgatgcaTAATTAGCGTCGACTTCCTCGCAAAGGCTTTCCCGCAATCACTGCACTCATAGCGCCTTTCTCCAGTGTGAGACTGCTGATGGATGTGGAGGCCTGACTTCCGGGTGAAGGCCTTCCCACAATCACCACACTTATAGGGCTTCTCGCCAGTATGAATTTTCTGGTGTGTAAAGAGATTTGATCTGTCAGTGAAAGCCTTTCCACATTCAGCACATCTGTAGGGTTTCTCCCCCGTGTGAATCTGCTGATGGACATGGAGCTGCGATTTCTTAGTGAAGGACTTCCCACAGTCACtgcattcataaggtttctctccagtgtgaatccTCTCATGTGTAATAAAATGCGACTTGTGGaagaaggctttcccacattcagtgCAAACATAGGGCTTTTCTCCTCTATGAATTCTCTCGTGCATACTCAGTGTTGACTTCTGAATAAACgccttcccacattcactgcattcgTAATGTCTCTCTCCAGTGTGACATTTCTGATGTATCCTGAGCCGGGACTTCCAGGTGAATGACTTTCCACAGTCGCTGCAtttatagggtttctctccagtatgaattttTTGGTGTTTAATGAGATTTGACCTGTCAgtaaaggccttcccacattcagtACATCTATAAGGTCTCTCACCAGTATGAATTTTCTGGTGTATAATGAGATTGGTCTTGTGGGTGAAGACCTTCCCACATTCCGAACATATAAAGGGattctctcctgtgtgaattcGCTGATGCACATGGAGTTGTGACTTCTTTATAAAGGATTTCCCACAGTCACCGCATTcgtaaggtttctctccagtatgaatccTCTCATGTGTAATAAAATGGGACTTTCGgataaaggctttcccacattcagtaCATACGTAGGGTTTTTCTCCCGTGTGGATTTTCTGATGCATACTGAGTGTCGACTTCCTAGTGAAAGCTTTTCCACATTCAGTACATTCAAAGTGCTTCTCTCCAGGACGAACTTTTTTATGTCCATTGGGGTTTGAATTCTGAGACACATTTTTCCCACATTCACCGTATTCATAGGTTTTTTTCTCTCCGGGACGCATTCTCTGATGTCTGAACAGATCTGACTTCTGGACAAAGGCCTTCCCATGCGCACTGCATATACAGTCAGTCTCTTCGGTATGAGTTTCCTCATGGTTTGAATGGAGGGAAAAGTCCTTCCCATATTCAGTGCATATAAAGGGTTTCGCTCCTGTATAAACCTTCTGGGACCCAGCAAGTTGGGGCTTCTGAGAGAAGACTGTCTCACAGTTGCTGCACTCATGATGTTTCTCTTCAGCATAaatcctttgatgtgcaaaaagGTGTGATTTATGGGAAAAAAGCTttatgaaatcagaaaataaacagaggtTCTCCCCAGCATaaattttttgatgttgaatgaGAACTTGCATTTGACTCAGCAGTTTCTTATACTGGTTATATTCACAGGCATTTGTCTCTGCATGAGAATTCATATGAGGGAAAATATTACCATATCgaataattttatcaaaattttctgTTGCACTGTTTCTATTATAACTACATAAGCTTACAATAGGCTTCAAACTCCTTCGGAATGAGTCATAATTATGGAGTCCTTTTCTTGAAGGAACAAGGTATGTgtttacatgaaatattttcccaCTGTCATTATATTCATAGTCCTCATTAGCTAGTGTGTCTTTGTCGATGGAGGTGACATGACTTAACTGTTTGTTCTGGTTTTCCTCACATTTCCCTGTCTGTTCACCATCCGGCCACAATTCTTCTAGAACGGAGTATGGGTCATCTCTTGTGAAAAGATTCATTCTCTCAGAATGGACGGAAACTTCTTCCGACATCCCCTGTTGTGATGTTTTGAAACCAACACTctgatctaaaaaagaaaagataaaacacacaAAGAACAGTTAACAGAATGTAGGAGGGACAATACACAAAGTGGATTTAAggtaaaacacagagaaatgggAGAGGttctatataaatagaataataaatataGGTAAATACATAACATGAATAACTATATGTGCTATAATCTCTTTATACATAATAATATGCAATAATAAAATGAGCACTTATATTACATTTAACTATATGATAAACACTAGCATTTAGACGTGCCAGGCATTAAATGTCACCTCATTTAAACATCATCACAATGCTTTGCTGTTGGCATTATTACTgtccttatttcacagatgaggaaactgagccacagaagagttaagtaatttgcccaaaccAAATATTTAGTAACTGGGGAAGATGAGATTCAAACCAAAACTATATAATAAGGTGTCAGAAGAACAAAGGGACAAACTATGTGGCTGAAAAGAAGTATTTCTAAGTCTAGATTCTtatttccttcatctataaaTCCTCGCTAATCTCCCAGCTTTCTCTTTCCCCTATTAGCCAGTGTGCCCGAAACACCgatttatttatgtatagaaAACTCTTGTAGCATCAGGCATCCTGAATGAGCTTTAGCATTACAAAGGGTAAATGTCTATAATTCAATTCTTTATGCTCAGCTAGGGGGCAGTTACATGCACCTAATTGGAAGCATGTAACAGAAGAAAGGGCCAACTCATCTGAAGCAGAGACTGAAAGTTGTGCATTTATATCAGTCGACAGAAGAAAATGTCTGAAAGCATAATTACTAATGTCACATACAACAAAAAGCTGCCCCCAAAGGTAAGTAATGGTACTCTCAAAGTCAACAGTAAGAGAGGCATGTGAGATGGTAAATTAAGGCCATCTCTAGAAGACAATTCTgaagcattaaagaaaaagagagaaaatgaaaagaaacaggcagTAGTGTGAcccacagtaatttttttttaaaaaagcaaaccaaggccgctctctttcttgccttctgagacagcccgcactctgtctatggcatgtgtatctacttttacttcaAATGAAACACCCAACCCTGCACTTCCtggccttcctcttgccttctgagacagcctgcactctgcaTATAGAGTGTACACCTCTCTAAGTAAATCTACTTTTAATCCACTATGACTtgcattttaattctttcctgtgcgaagccaaggacccacacctggcagggcacgtcccaggggctccaccaaGACCTGGcacacggccctcctcacacgCCACATCTGGTTTTCCTGCATCACcaccattcaaaaaataaattcaataaacaaacaaacaaccccatttacTCCACCCCTGCAAAAGCAAATCTATGAGTATCTGAATGAGTAAGAAAAGGATTTAAGACCTTGGTGgaggtaaaaagaataaaaaaggtaaaaaaaaaaaaaaaaaaaagggaaaacaagcaaaaatcacGAGTAGCTGTAGCACATCCCTCCTCAAAAGGCAAGCACGCcgtccaccagaaactgacacaacattgtaaactgactatacttcaattaaaaaaatttttttttaaagaagtcaagCAAATACACCGATATTGGAAGCAGCCTGCAGTGGGGATGACGTTTAGATTTCCAAGGGGCCAATATCAACTCTATCCATGTGGTTCCGAAAGTTCAGGATAT
It encodes the following:
- the ZNF484 gene encoding zinc finger protein 484 isoform X1 — translated: MTKSLGSVSFKDVTVDFSREEWQQLDLAQKSLYTDVMLENYFNLISVGCQVPKPEVMFTLELGEEPCMLDDGISSQSCLDQSVGFKTSQQGMSEEVSVHSERMNLFTRDDPYSVLEELWPDGEQTGKCEENQNKQLSHVTSIDKDTLANEDYEYNDSGKIFHVNTYLVPSRKGLHNYDSFRRSLKPIVSLCSYNRNSATENFDKIIRYGNIFPHMNSHAETNACEYNQYKKLLSQMQVLIQHQKIYAGENLCLFSDFIKLFSHKSHLFAHQRIYAEEKHHECSNCETVFSQKPQLAGSQKVYTGAKPFICTEYGKDFSLHSNHEETHTEETDCICSAHGKAFVQKSDLFRHQRMRPGEKKTYEYGECGKNVSQNSNPNGHKKVRPGEKHFECTECGKAFTRKSTLSMHQKIHTGEKPYVCTECGKAFIRKSHFITHERIHTGEKPYECGDCGKSFIKKSQLHVHQRIHTGENPFICSECGKVFTHKTNLIIHQKIHTGERPYRCTECGKAFTDRSNLIKHQKIHTGEKPYKCSDCGKSFTWKSRLRIHQKCHTGERHYECSECGKAFIQKSTLSMHERIHRGEKPYVCTECGKAFFHKSHFITHERIHTGEKPYECSDCGKSFTKKSQLHVHQQIHTGEKPYRCAECGKAFTDRSNLFTHQKIHTGEKPYKCGDCGKAFTRKSGLHIHQQSHTGERRYECSDCGKAFARKSTLIMHQRIHTGEKPYICTECGKSFIQKSHLNRHRRIHTGEKPYECSDCGKAFIKKSQLHEHHRIHTGEKPYVCAECGKAFTIRSNLIKHQKIHAKQKSHKCSDFRKAFSWKPQLGIHQKPDAGEVGCLMPQSWRGDTKL
- the ZNF484 gene encoding zinc finger protein 484 isoform X2 — its product is MLENYFNLISVGCQVPKPEVMFTLELGEEPCMLDDGISSQSCLDQSVGFKTSQQGMSEEVSVHSERMNLFTRDDPYSVLEELWPDGEQTGKCEENQNKQLSHVTSIDKDTLANEDYEYNDSGKIFHVNTYLVPSRKGLHNYDSFRRSLKPIVSLCSYNRNSATENFDKIIRYGNIFPHMNSHAETNACEYNQYKKLLSQMQVLIQHQKIYAGENLCLFSDFIKLFSHKSHLFAHQRIYAEEKHHECSNCETVFSQKPQLAGSQKVYTGAKPFICTEYGKDFSLHSNHEETHTEETDCICSAHGKAFVQKSDLFRHQRMRPGEKKTYEYGECGKNVSQNSNPNGHKKVRPGEKHFECTECGKAFTRKSTLSMHQKIHTGEKPYVCTECGKAFIRKSHFITHERIHTGEKPYECGDCGKSFIKKSQLHVHQRIHTGENPFICSECGKVFTHKTNLIIHQKIHTGERPYRCTECGKAFTDRSNLIKHQKIHTGEKPYKCSDCGKSFTWKSRLRIHQKCHTGERHYECSECGKAFIQKSTLSMHERIHRGEKPYVCTECGKAFFHKSHFITHERIHTGEKPYECSDCGKSFTKKSQLHVHQQIHTGEKPYRCAECGKAFTDRSNLFTHQKIHTGEKPYKCGDCGKAFTRKSGLHIHQQSHTGERRYECSDCGKAFARKSTLIMHQRIHTGEKPYICTECGKSFIQKSHLNRHRRIHTGEKPYECSDCGKAFIKKSQLHEHHRIHTGEKPYVCAECGKAFTIRSNLIKHQKIHAKQKSHKCSDFRKAFSWKPQLGIHQKPDAGEVGCLMPQSWRGDTKL
- the ZNF484 gene encoding zinc finger protein 484 isoform X3, which translates into the protein MFTLELGEEPCMLDDGISSQSCLDQSVGFKTSQQGMSEEVSVHSERMNLFTRDDPYSVLEELWPDGEQTGKCEENQNKQLSHVTSIDKDTLANEDYEYNDSGKIFHVNTYLVPSRKGLHNYDSFRRSLKPIVSLCSYNRNSATENFDKIIRYGNIFPHMNSHAETNACEYNQYKKLLSQMQVLIQHQKIYAGENLCLFSDFIKLFSHKSHLFAHQRIYAEEKHHECSNCETVFSQKPQLAGSQKVYTGAKPFICTEYGKDFSLHSNHEETHTEETDCICSAHGKAFVQKSDLFRHQRMRPGEKKTYEYGECGKNVSQNSNPNGHKKVRPGEKHFECTECGKAFTRKSTLSMHQKIHTGEKPYVCTECGKAFIRKSHFITHERIHTGEKPYECGDCGKSFIKKSQLHVHQRIHTGENPFICSECGKVFTHKTNLIIHQKIHTGERPYRCTECGKAFTDRSNLIKHQKIHTGEKPYKCSDCGKSFTWKSRLRIHQKCHTGERHYECSECGKAFIQKSTLSMHERIHRGEKPYVCTECGKAFFHKSHFITHERIHTGEKPYECSDCGKSFTKKSQLHVHQQIHTGEKPYRCAECGKAFTDRSNLFTHQKIHTGEKPYKCGDCGKAFTRKSGLHIHQQSHTGERRYECSDCGKAFARKSTLIMHQRIHTGEKPYICTECGKSFIQKSHLNRHRRIHTGEKPYECSDCGKAFIKKSQLHEHHRIHTGEKPYVCAECGKAFTIRSNLIKHQKIHAKQKSHKCSDFRKAFSWKPQLGIHQKPDAGEVGCLMPQSWRGDTKL